Proteins encoded together in one Chelonoidis abingdonii isolate Lonesome George chromosome 1, CheloAbing_2.0, whole genome shotgun sequence window:
- the PUS7 gene encoding pseudouridylate synthase 7 homolog isoform X2 translates to MLLTPRGRCLLLAASGRRLLPLALPCQRQSQVPAPKVLFLLAHKWTLKQSVKRIKHSVLQETSYLSVPFDMEAGEMTSLKRPHSEDDVANMDEIKRQKISEESSETGSNSEQSVDIVTEQPGKPLLEDKKDDILNEEGEEEDNELEESDEEGDPESFADMMKHGLIELDVGITKFVSSHKGFSGILKERYSDFVVHEIGKDGHISHLDDFSVPVDDEDPSEEIFTVLSNEDKQHLEELQLFKNKETSVAIEVIEDTKEKRTVIHHAVKSLFPGLETKTEERDGKKYIVAYHAAGRKALANPRKHSWPKSRGSYCHFVLYKENKDTMDAINVLSKFLRVKPNIFSYMGTKDKRAITVQEIAVLRITAQRLAHLNKCLMNFKLGNFSYKNHPLKLGELQGNHFTVVLRNITGTDDQVQQAMHSLREIGFINYYGMQRFGTTAVPTYQVGRAILQNNWNEVMDLILKPRPGAEKGYLVKCREEWAKTKDPAAALKKLPVKRCVEGQLLRGLSKYGLKNIVSAFGIIPRNNRLMYIHSYQSYIWNNMVSKRIEEYGLKVVSGDLVLKGGTAVHIEEADVDDYTIHDIVMPLPGFDVIYPKHKIGDAYKEMLSADNLDISNMRHKIRDYSLSGAYRKIIIRPQNVRWEVVAYDDPRIPLFNTDLDNLEGKPPPILPTEGKFKALKMEFSLPPSTYATMAIREVLKMDTSIKKQTQLNTIWLR, encoded by the exons GACTTCgtacctctctgtgcctttcgATATGGAAGCTGGAGAAATGACATCCTTGAAACGACCTCATTCTGAGGATGATGTGGCTAACAtggatgaaattaaaaggcaaaagATCTCAGAAGAGTCTTCTGAGACAGGAAGCAATTCTGAGCAAAGCGTTGACATTGTAACTGAACAACCTGGGAAACCTTTGCTTGAGGACAAGAAAGATGATATCCTGAATGAAGAAGGTGAGGAGGAAGATAATGAACTTGAGGAAAGTGATGAAGAAGGGGACCCAGAGAGCTTTGCAGACATGATGAAGCATGGACTAATAGAACTTGATGTTGGCATTACAAAGTTTGTTAGCTCTCACAAAGGGTTTTCTGGAATCTTAAAAGAGAG ATACTCAGACTTTGTCGTTCATGAAATAGGAAAAGATGGGCACATAAGCCATTTAGATGACTTTTCTGTTCCAGTAGATGATGAG GATCCTTCTGAAGAAATATTTACAGTTTTGTCAAATGAAGACAAGCAGCATTTAGAAGAGCTCCAACTTTTTAAGAACAAAGAAACCAGTGTTGCCATAGAG GTTATTGAAGACACTAAAGAAAAAAGAACTGTTATTCACCACGCTGTGAAATCCTTGTTTCCTGGATTAGAGACGAAAACAGAGGAGCGagatgggaaaaaatacatcGTTGCTTACCATGCTGCTGGAAGGAAAGCGCTGGCAA ATCCAAGAAAACATTCATGGCCAAAATCTAGGGGAAGCTACTGCCACTTTGTATTATACAAGGAAAACAAGGATACAATGGATGCTATTAATGTACTATCCAAATTTTTAAG agttaaGCCAAATATATTTTCCTACATGGGGACCAAAGATAAAAGAGCTATTACAGTTCAAGAGATTGCTGTTCTTAG aATCACTGCACAAAGGCTTGCTCATTTGAACAAATGTTTGATGAACTTTAAGTTGGGAAATTTTAGTTACAAGAACCATCCGCTGAAATTGGGAGAACTGCAAGGGAACCATTTCACAGTTGTTCTCAG AAATATAACAGGAACTGATGATCAGGTACAGCAAGCAATGCACTCTCTCAGGGAAATtggatttattaattattatggaATGCAAAGATTTGGAACCACAGCTGTTCCTACATATCAAGTTGGAAg aGCTATTCTACAAAACAACTGGAATGAAGTAATGGATTTAATATTAAAACCACGGCCTGGAG CTGAGAAAGGATATTTAGTTAAATGCAGAGAAGAGTGGGCAAAGACTAAAGATCCAGCTGCAGCCCTCAAAAAACTGCCTGTAAAAAGGTGTGTGGAAGGACAACTTCTGCGTGGACTTTCGAAGTATGGACTGAAGAATATAGTCTCTGCATTTGGCATA ATACCAAGGAATAATCGTTTGATGTATATTCATAGCTATCAGAGTTATATATGGAATAACATGGTGAGCAAGAGAATAGAAGAATATGGACTTAAAGTTGTATCGGGAGACCTTGTACTTAAAGGAG GAACAGCTGTTCATATTGAAGAAGCAGATGTTGACGATTATACTATCCATGATATAGTGATGCCATTACCTGGGTTTGATGTTATATATCCGAAGCATAAAA TTGGTGATGCCTACAAGGAAATGTTGTCTGCTGACAACCTTGACATCAGCAACATGAGACATAAAATTCGAGATTATTCATTATCTGGAGCATACAGAAAGATCATAATTCGACCCCAGAATGTCAGATG GGAAGTGGTTGCATATGATGATCCTAGAATTCCATTATTTAATACGGATTTGGATAATTTGGAAGGAAAGCCACCACCTATTCTTCCTACAG AAGGTAAATTCAAGGCCTTGAAGATGGAATTCTCTCTTCCTCCATCCACTTACGCTACCATGGCAATTAGAGAAGTGCTAAAAATGGACACAAGCATAAAAAAACAGACACAGCTGAATACTATATGGCTACGCTGA
- the PUS7 gene encoding pseudouridylate synthase 7 homolog isoform X1, with protein sequence MLLTPRGRCLLLAASGRRLLPLALPCQRQSQVPAPKVLFLLAHKWTLKQSVKRIKHSVLQETSYLSVPFDMEAGEMTSLKRPHSEDDVANMDEIKRQKISEESSETGSNSEQSVDIVTEQPGKPLLEDKKDDILNEEGEEEDNELEESDEEGDPESFADMMKHGLIELDVGITKFVSSHKGFSGILKERYSDFVVHEIGKDGHISHLDDFSVPVDDEDPSEEIFTVLSNEDKQHLEELQLFKNKETSVAIEVIEDTKEKRTVIHHAVKSLFPGLETKTEERDGKKYIVAYHAAGRKALAKVRTATDPRKHSWPKSRGSYCHFVLYKENKDTMDAINVLSKFLRVKPNIFSYMGTKDKRAITVQEIAVLRITAQRLAHLNKCLMNFKLGNFSYKNHPLKLGELQGNHFTVVLRNITGTDDQVQQAMHSLREIGFINYYGMQRFGTTAVPTYQVGRAILQNNWNEVMDLILKPRPGAEKGYLVKCREEWAKTKDPAAALKKLPVKRCVEGQLLRGLSKYGLKNIVSAFGIIPRNNRLMYIHSYQSYIWNNMVSKRIEEYGLKVVSGDLVLKGGTAVHIEEADVDDYTIHDIVMPLPGFDVIYPKHKIGDAYKEMLSADNLDISNMRHKIRDYSLSGAYRKIIIRPQNVRWEVVAYDDPRIPLFNTDLDNLEGKPPPILPTEGKFKALKMEFSLPPSTYATMAIREVLKMDTSIKKQTQLNTIWLR encoded by the exons GACTTCgtacctctctgtgcctttcgATATGGAAGCTGGAGAAATGACATCCTTGAAACGACCTCATTCTGAGGATGATGTGGCTAACAtggatgaaattaaaaggcaaaagATCTCAGAAGAGTCTTCTGAGACAGGAAGCAATTCTGAGCAAAGCGTTGACATTGTAACTGAACAACCTGGGAAACCTTTGCTTGAGGACAAGAAAGATGATATCCTGAATGAAGAAGGTGAGGAGGAAGATAATGAACTTGAGGAAAGTGATGAAGAAGGGGACCCAGAGAGCTTTGCAGACATGATGAAGCATGGACTAATAGAACTTGATGTTGGCATTACAAAGTTTGTTAGCTCTCACAAAGGGTTTTCTGGAATCTTAAAAGAGAG ATACTCAGACTTTGTCGTTCATGAAATAGGAAAAGATGGGCACATAAGCCATTTAGATGACTTTTCTGTTCCAGTAGATGATGAG GATCCTTCTGAAGAAATATTTACAGTTTTGTCAAATGAAGACAAGCAGCATTTAGAAGAGCTCCAACTTTTTAAGAACAAAGAAACCAGTGTTGCCATAGAG GTTATTGAAGACACTAAAGAAAAAAGAACTGTTATTCACCACGCTGTGAAATCCTTGTTTCCTGGATTAGAGACGAAAACAGAGGAGCGagatgggaaaaaatacatcGTTGCTTACCATGCTGCTGGAAGGAAAGCGCTGGCAA AGGTCAGAACTGCAACAG ATCCAAGAAAACATTCATGGCCAAAATCTAGGGGAAGCTACTGCCACTTTGTATTATACAAGGAAAACAAGGATACAATGGATGCTATTAATGTACTATCCAAATTTTTAAG agttaaGCCAAATATATTTTCCTACATGGGGACCAAAGATAAAAGAGCTATTACAGTTCAAGAGATTGCTGTTCTTAG aATCACTGCACAAAGGCTTGCTCATTTGAACAAATGTTTGATGAACTTTAAGTTGGGAAATTTTAGTTACAAGAACCATCCGCTGAAATTGGGAGAACTGCAAGGGAACCATTTCACAGTTGTTCTCAG AAATATAACAGGAACTGATGATCAGGTACAGCAAGCAATGCACTCTCTCAGGGAAATtggatttattaattattatggaATGCAAAGATTTGGAACCACAGCTGTTCCTACATATCAAGTTGGAAg aGCTATTCTACAAAACAACTGGAATGAAGTAATGGATTTAATATTAAAACCACGGCCTGGAG CTGAGAAAGGATATTTAGTTAAATGCAGAGAAGAGTGGGCAAAGACTAAAGATCCAGCTGCAGCCCTCAAAAAACTGCCTGTAAAAAGGTGTGTGGAAGGACAACTTCTGCGTGGACTTTCGAAGTATGGACTGAAGAATATAGTCTCTGCATTTGGCATA ATACCAAGGAATAATCGTTTGATGTATATTCATAGCTATCAGAGTTATATATGGAATAACATGGTGAGCAAGAGAATAGAAGAATATGGACTTAAAGTTGTATCGGGAGACCTTGTACTTAAAGGAG GAACAGCTGTTCATATTGAAGAAGCAGATGTTGACGATTATACTATCCATGATATAGTGATGCCATTACCTGGGTTTGATGTTATATATCCGAAGCATAAAA TTGGTGATGCCTACAAGGAAATGTTGTCTGCTGACAACCTTGACATCAGCAACATGAGACATAAAATTCGAGATTATTCATTATCTGGAGCATACAGAAAGATCATAATTCGACCCCAGAATGTCAGATG GGAAGTGGTTGCATATGATGATCCTAGAATTCCATTATTTAATACGGATTTGGATAATTTGGAAGGAAAGCCACCACCTATTCTTCCTACAG AAGGTAAATTCAAGGCCTTGAAGATGGAATTCTCTCTTCCTCCATCCACTTACGCTACCATGGCAATTAGAGAAGTGCTAAAAATGGACACAAGCATAAAAAAACAGACACAGCTGAATACTATATGGCTACGCTGA
- the PUS7 gene encoding pseudouridylate synthase 7 homolog isoform X4: MEAGEMTSLKRPHSEDDVANMDEIKRQKISEESSETGSNSEQSVDIVTEQPGKPLLEDKKDDILNEEGEEEDNELEESDEEGDPESFADMMKHGLIELDVGITKFVSSHKGFSGILKERYSDFVVHEIGKDGHISHLDDFSVPVDDEDPSEEIFTVLSNEDKQHLEELQLFKNKETSVAIEVIEDTKEKRTVIHHAVKSLFPGLETKTEERDGKKYIVAYHAAGRKALANPRKHSWPKSRGSYCHFVLYKENKDTMDAINVLSKFLRVKPNIFSYMGTKDKRAITVQEIAVLRITAQRLAHLNKCLMNFKLGNFSYKNHPLKLGELQGNHFTVVLRNITGTDDQVQQAMHSLREIGFINYYGMQRFGTTAVPTYQVGRAILQNNWNEVMDLILKPRPGAEKGYLVKCREEWAKTKDPAAALKKLPVKRCVEGQLLRGLSKYGLKNIVSAFGIIPRNNRLMYIHSYQSYIWNNMVSKRIEEYGLKVVSGDLVLKGGTAVHIEEADVDDYTIHDIVMPLPGFDVIYPKHKIGDAYKEMLSADNLDISNMRHKIRDYSLSGAYRKIIIRPQNVRWEVVAYDDPRIPLFNTDLDNLEGKPPPILPTEGKFKALKMEFSLPPSTYATMAIREVLKMDTSIKKQTQLNTIWLR; this comes from the exons ATGGAAGCTGGAGAAATGACATCCTTGAAACGACCTCATTCTGAGGATGATGTGGCTAACAtggatgaaattaaaaggcaaaagATCTCAGAAGAGTCTTCTGAGACAGGAAGCAATTCTGAGCAAAGCGTTGACATTGTAACTGAACAACCTGGGAAACCTTTGCTTGAGGACAAGAAAGATGATATCCTGAATGAAGAAGGTGAGGAGGAAGATAATGAACTTGAGGAAAGTGATGAAGAAGGGGACCCAGAGAGCTTTGCAGACATGATGAAGCATGGACTAATAGAACTTGATGTTGGCATTACAAAGTTTGTTAGCTCTCACAAAGGGTTTTCTGGAATCTTAAAAGAGAG ATACTCAGACTTTGTCGTTCATGAAATAGGAAAAGATGGGCACATAAGCCATTTAGATGACTTTTCTGTTCCAGTAGATGATGAG GATCCTTCTGAAGAAATATTTACAGTTTTGTCAAATGAAGACAAGCAGCATTTAGAAGAGCTCCAACTTTTTAAGAACAAAGAAACCAGTGTTGCCATAGAG GTTATTGAAGACACTAAAGAAAAAAGAACTGTTATTCACCACGCTGTGAAATCCTTGTTTCCTGGATTAGAGACGAAAACAGAGGAGCGagatgggaaaaaatacatcGTTGCTTACCATGCTGCTGGAAGGAAAGCGCTGGCAA ATCCAAGAAAACATTCATGGCCAAAATCTAGGGGAAGCTACTGCCACTTTGTATTATACAAGGAAAACAAGGATACAATGGATGCTATTAATGTACTATCCAAATTTTTAAG agttaaGCCAAATATATTTTCCTACATGGGGACCAAAGATAAAAGAGCTATTACAGTTCAAGAGATTGCTGTTCTTAG aATCACTGCACAAAGGCTTGCTCATTTGAACAAATGTTTGATGAACTTTAAGTTGGGAAATTTTAGTTACAAGAACCATCCGCTGAAATTGGGAGAACTGCAAGGGAACCATTTCACAGTTGTTCTCAG AAATATAACAGGAACTGATGATCAGGTACAGCAAGCAATGCACTCTCTCAGGGAAATtggatttattaattattatggaATGCAAAGATTTGGAACCACAGCTGTTCCTACATATCAAGTTGGAAg aGCTATTCTACAAAACAACTGGAATGAAGTAATGGATTTAATATTAAAACCACGGCCTGGAG CTGAGAAAGGATATTTAGTTAAATGCAGAGAAGAGTGGGCAAAGACTAAAGATCCAGCTGCAGCCCTCAAAAAACTGCCTGTAAAAAGGTGTGTGGAAGGACAACTTCTGCGTGGACTTTCGAAGTATGGACTGAAGAATATAGTCTCTGCATTTGGCATA ATACCAAGGAATAATCGTTTGATGTATATTCATAGCTATCAGAGTTATATATGGAATAACATGGTGAGCAAGAGAATAGAAGAATATGGACTTAAAGTTGTATCGGGAGACCTTGTACTTAAAGGAG GAACAGCTGTTCATATTGAAGAAGCAGATGTTGACGATTATACTATCCATGATATAGTGATGCCATTACCTGGGTTTGATGTTATATATCCGAAGCATAAAA TTGGTGATGCCTACAAGGAAATGTTGTCTGCTGACAACCTTGACATCAGCAACATGAGACATAAAATTCGAGATTATTCATTATCTGGAGCATACAGAAAGATCATAATTCGACCCCAGAATGTCAGATG GGAAGTGGTTGCATATGATGATCCTAGAATTCCATTATTTAATACGGATTTGGATAATTTGGAAGGAAAGCCACCACCTATTCTTCCTACAG AAGGTAAATTCAAGGCCTTGAAGATGGAATTCTCTCTTCCTCCATCCACTTACGCTACCATGGCAATTAGAGAAGTGCTAAAAATGGACACAAGCATAAAAAAACAGACACAGCTGAATACTATATGGCTACGCTGA
- the PUS7 gene encoding pseudouridylate synthase 7 homolog isoform X3 has protein sequence MEAGEMTSLKRPHSEDDVANMDEIKRQKISEESSETGSNSEQSVDIVTEQPGKPLLEDKKDDILNEEGEEEDNELEESDEEGDPESFADMMKHGLIELDVGITKFVSSHKGFSGILKERYSDFVVHEIGKDGHISHLDDFSVPVDDEDPSEEIFTVLSNEDKQHLEELQLFKNKETSVAIEVIEDTKEKRTVIHHAVKSLFPGLETKTEERDGKKYIVAYHAAGRKALAKVRTATDPRKHSWPKSRGSYCHFVLYKENKDTMDAINVLSKFLRVKPNIFSYMGTKDKRAITVQEIAVLRITAQRLAHLNKCLMNFKLGNFSYKNHPLKLGELQGNHFTVVLRNITGTDDQVQQAMHSLREIGFINYYGMQRFGTTAVPTYQVGRAILQNNWNEVMDLILKPRPGAEKGYLVKCREEWAKTKDPAAALKKLPVKRCVEGQLLRGLSKYGLKNIVSAFGIIPRNNRLMYIHSYQSYIWNNMVSKRIEEYGLKVVSGDLVLKGGTAVHIEEADVDDYTIHDIVMPLPGFDVIYPKHKIGDAYKEMLSADNLDISNMRHKIRDYSLSGAYRKIIIRPQNVRWEVVAYDDPRIPLFNTDLDNLEGKPPPILPTEGKFKALKMEFSLPPSTYATMAIREVLKMDTSIKKQTQLNTIWLR, from the exons ATGGAAGCTGGAGAAATGACATCCTTGAAACGACCTCATTCTGAGGATGATGTGGCTAACAtggatgaaattaaaaggcaaaagATCTCAGAAGAGTCTTCTGAGACAGGAAGCAATTCTGAGCAAAGCGTTGACATTGTAACTGAACAACCTGGGAAACCTTTGCTTGAGGACAAGAAAGATGATATCCTGAATGAAGAAGGTGAGGAGGAAGATAATGAACTTGAGGAAAGTGATGAAGAAGGGGACCCAGAGAGCTTTGCAGACATGATGAAGCATGGACTAATAGAACTTGATGTTGGCATTACAAAGTTTGTTAGCTCTCACAAAGGGTTTTCTGGAATCTTAAAAGAGAG ATACTCAGACTTTGTCGTTCATGAAATAGGAAAAGATGGGCACATAAGCCATTTAGATGACTTTTCTGTTCCAGTAGATGATGAG GATCCTTCTGAAGAAATATTTACAGTTTTGTCAAATGAAGACAAGCAGCATTTAGAAGAGCTCCAACTTTTTAAGAACAAAGAAACCAGTGTTGCCATAGAG GTTATTGAAGACACTAAAGAAAAAAGAACTGTTATTCACCACGCTGTGAAATCCTTGTTTCCTGGATTAGAGACGAAAACAGAGGAGCGagatgggaaaaaatacatcGTTGCTTACCATGCTGCTGGAAGGAAAGCGCTGGCAA AGGTCAGAACTGCAACAG ATCCAAGAAAACATTCATGGCCAAAATCTAGGGGAAGCTACTGCCACTTTGTATTATACAAGGAAAACAAGGATACAATGGATGCTATTAATGTACTATCCAAATTTTTAAG agttaaGCCAAATATATTTTCCTACATGGGGACCAAAGATAAAAGAGCTATTACAGTTCAAGAGATTGCTGTTCTTAG aATCACTGCACAAAGGCTTGCTCATTTGAACAAATGTTTGATGAACTTTAAGTTGGGAAATTTTAGTTACAAGAACCATCCGCTGAAATTGGGAGAACTGCAAGGGAACCATTTCACAGTTGTTCTCAG AAATATAACAGGAACTGATGATCAGGTACAGCAAGCAATGCACTCTCTCAGGGAAATtggatttattaattattatggaATGCAAAGATTTGGAACCACAGCTGTTCCTACATATCAAGTTGGAAg aGCTATTCTACAAAACAACTGGAATGAAGTAATGGATTTAATATTAAAACCACGGCCTGGAG CTGAGAAAGGATATTTAGTTAAATGCAGAGAAGAGTGGGCAAAGACTAAAGATCCAGCTGCAGCCCTCAAAAAACTGCCTGTAAAAAGGTGTGTGGAAGGACAACTTCTGCGTGGACTTTCGAAGTATGGACTGAAGAATATAGTCTCTGCATTTGGCATA ATACCAAGGAATAATCGTTTGATGTATATTCATAGCTATCAGAGTTATATATGGAATAACATGGTGAGCAAGAGAATAGAAGAATATGGACTTAAAGTTGTATCGGGAGACCTTGTACTTAAAGGAG GAACAGCTGTTCATATTGAAGAAGCAGATGTTGACGATTATACTATCCATGATATAGTGATGCCATTACCTGGGTTTGATGTTATATATCCGAAGCATAAAA TTGGTGATGCCTACAAGGAAATGTTGTCTGCTGACAACCTTGACATCAGCAACATGAGACATAAAATTCGAGATTATTCATTATCTGGAGCATACAGAAAGATCATAATTCGACCCCAGAATGTCAGATG GGAAGTGGTTGCATATGATGATCCTAGAATTCCATTATTTAATACGGATTTGGATAATTTGGAAGGAAAGCCACCACCTATTCTTCCTACAG AAGGTAAATTCAAGGCCTTGAAGATGGAATTCTCTCTTCCTCCATCCACTTACGCTACCATGGCAATTAGAGAAGTGCTAAAAATGGACACAAGCATAAAAAAACAGACACAGCTGAATACTATATGGCTACGCTGA